Below is a genomic region from Bacteroidota bacterium.
AAAAGTTCGGTAAAACCGTTATCGGTTAGCTCTTTGCGCATGGGCGCTACAAGCATTTCGGGATATGAAGCCATATTTTTGTTGTTTAAACGTTAATTATTGCGGTACAAAGTTACCACATTCACCTAAAAAGTGTGCCAAAGGTTTGAAGGGTTATTTTAATGCCAGCTCTACCTGAATCATTTTATGGTCAGAGCCATAGCTAAGTCCGCGCTTGTAGTTGTAGGACTTAAACGAGGGGTTGTGCAGTATGTAATCAATCCTGAATGAAGGATACGGACCTGAATAGGTGGCTCCCAACCCGCTTCCGCACTCTATAAAGGCATCGCGCAGGTTTTTTGTCATTTTGCCATAGGTGTAACTCAACGGGGTATCGTTAAAATCACCGCACAGAATAATTTTATACGGCGAGTTTTCAATTTCCATCAGTACCGAATCCACTTGGGGCACTCTGTTCACAAAACCGTTTCGCAGCCTGCGCACAATACTTTTTGAACCTTCCAGGGCCTTGTCTTTAGTATCTAATGAATCGAGTTTTACCTTGTTTAACAAAAACGACTGAAAATGAACATTGAATACCCGTATGGTGTCTTTGCCGATTAGAATATCAGCCCACATGGCTCCGTTGGTGGTACGTTTCTTACCGAAAGTAAACCCTTTGTGGCGTATGATTTTGTGCTTTGAAGCAATAATTAGGCTGTTGGTTACTTTATCCCGCTCTATGTAATTAAAGCCCTTCCCCATTGCCAGTTTAAGTTCTTCAAGCGAAGTGTTTTTTTCATTAATACCCACCCAACGGTTAAACTCTTGCATACACACTATATCGGGCTTTTCTTCTCCAATCGCCGTAAAATACTCAGGGTAAGGATTGGCTTGCTTCTTCCGTTCATCAAAGTTTTGGATATTAAAACTCACCACTTTAATGGTTTTTTCATCGGCAGGCTTAGTACTCCCTGAAATTTGGTAATAACGGCCAATAAAGGAGAACCCAAATACAATAGCACCCACGGATATAAATACGTGCAGTTTAGCTTGTACTAACCAATACACTACAAATACCATGTTTGCAATAAGCAAGGGGATATAGGCAAGTCCTAAGAAAGATACGGGCCAAAATGTTTGGGGGCTGATTACAGGCGAAAGGTAGCTGCCTAGTAAAAGGGCAGCTGCGATAATATTTAGTACAAAAACAATTTTGTTAACTATAAACATTAATCCTGCTTGCTGGCCTTGTATAGCAAATCTCGCTCTTTACGGGTGAGGCTTTCATACCCCGATTGGCTGATTTTGTCTAGTATAGCATCAATCACCTCTTGGTTGGGTTCGTACTCATCATCAAAATCTGTGATGGTTGTCGAACTATATACAGTGGTTTCTTTTTTAACCACCGTTAGCTTGGGTTTGCGTTTAAATAATCCGCTGATAAAATCGCCGATGTTCTCAATACCGCTGCCGAAGGTTGAACTGCGGCGCAGATGACGTCCATAAAAATAACCGAATATAATGCCCCCCAAATGGGCAATTTGTCCGCCTACGTTTCCGTGGGGTAGGTTTAGTAATAGTAATGTAACCACTCCCAAGGCCACCCAGCGAAGTGAAATGTAGAAGTTAAAAAATGATA
It encodes:
- a CDS encoding endonuclease/exonuclease/phosphatase family protein, whose protein sequence is MFIVNKIVFVLNIIAAALLLGSYLSPVISPQTFWPVSFLGLAYIPLLIANMVFVVYWLVQAKLHVFISVGAIVFGFSFIGRYYQISGSTKPADEKTIKVVSFNIQNFDERKKQANPYPEYFTAIGEEKPDIVCMQEFNRWVGINEKNTSLEELKLAMGKGFNYIERDKVTNSLIIASKHKIIRHKGFTFGKKRTTNGAMWADILIGKDTIRVFNVHFQSFLLNKVKLDSLDTKDKALEGSKSIVRRLRNGFVNRVPQVDSVLMEIENSPYKIILCGDFNDTPLSYTYGKMTKNLRDAFIECGSGLGATYSGPYPSFRIDYILHNPSFKSYNYKRGLSYGSDHKMIQVELALK